One region of Erwinia tracheiphila genomic DNA includes:
- the priC gene encoding primosomal replication protein PriC: MRREYLLGQLAAQIKQLVHTLAPHAHEKASSARFDGQLFHCNSIRLGDCLQEVRQSLAMLKQSSISGSSESVAWLAERMVRQIGALQREVATQSLRKKDLQTVPEEESLYEKLAKHQDYERRLRAAIADRESQLAYQDTLSGQQKLQREIAAQEGRLQRCLQALKRIEQAIEKSEQ; this comes from the coding sequence ATGAGAAGAGAATATCTGCTTGGACAACTGGCAGCCCAGATAAAGCAATTGGTGCACACACTGGCTCCCCACGCGCATGAAAAAGCCTCCAGCGCACGTTTTGATGGTCAACTGTTTCACTGTAACAGTATCCGTCTTGGAGACTGTCTGCAAGAAGTCCGACAGAGTCTGGCGATGCTGAAACAAAGCAGCATCAGTGGCAGCAGTGAAAGCGTCGCCTGGCTGGCAGAACGAATGGTACGGCAGATCGGTGCCCTGCAGCGGGAAGTGGCAACGCAGTCGTTACGCAAAAAAGATCTGCAGACAGTACCTGAAGAGGAAAGTCTGTATGAAAAACTGGCAAAACATCAGGATTATGAAAGACGACTGCGTGCGGCGATAGCTGATCGGGAAAGTCAGCTTGCTTACCAGGATACCTTAAGCGGGCAACAAAAACTGCAACGAGAAATAGCCGCGCAAGAGGGACGCTTGCAGCGCTGCCTGCAGGCATTAAAACGCATTGAGCAGGCTATTGAAAAAAGTGAACAGTAG
- the apt gene encoding adenine phosphoribosyltransferase has translation MTATAQQLEFLRNSIKSIADYPRPGILFRDVTSLLENPEAFALSIKLLVERYRDAGITKVVGTEARGFLFGAPVALGLGVGFVPVRKPGKLPRKTFSESYELEYGTDRLELHCDAITAADTVLVVDDLLATGGTIEATAKLIRRAGGEVKHAAFIINLFDLGGEPRLNAAGIECFSLVSFPGH, from the coding sequence ATGACCGCAACAGCGCAGCAGCTCGAATTCCTGAGAAACAGTATTAAAAGTATCGCGGATTATCCCAGGCCCGGCATCCTGTTTCGTGATGTCACCAGTTTGCTGGAAAATCCTGAAGCCTTTGCTCTCAGCATTAAATTATTGGTGGAGCGTTACCGCGATGCGGGTATTACCAAAGTTGTAGGAACCGAGGCGCGCGGATTTTTGTTTGGTGCCCCGGTCGCATTAGGACTGGGCGTCGGCTTTGTGCCGGTGCGCAAACCCGGAAAGCTGCCACGTAAAACTTTTTCAGAAAGCTATGAGCTGGAATACGGTACTGATCGGCTTGAACTACATTGTGATGCGATTACTGCAGCAGACACCGTGCTGGTCGTTGATGATCTACTGGCTACTGGCGGCACCATTGAAGCAACCGCTAAACTGATTCGCCGTGCCGGTGGAGAAGTCAAACATGCCGCCTTCATTATTAATCTGTTTGATTTGGGTGGAGAGCCGCGTTTGAATGCAGCAGGAATTGAATGTTTCAGCCTGGTCAGTTTTCCGGGGCACTGA
- a CDS encoding autotransporter outer membrane beta-barrel domain-containing protein, with the protein MEIKHTQKRATSSNKTSQQHPLIKAMHTLAIISLPLSGTMNMAYAVDDVVIGTDGGIGGSGSSASNAGNATNGSDGSNGSNARITTSGGDGSNGVNGSDGASGSAGTKGNTGTVGDDKTSTLRNVRGTLGLLQIGGSGGEGGEAGEASAGTYGGTGGAGGNGGDGGTTGMGGNGGDGGNGGNGGNGSDGGNGGNGAAGGTGTLTVNQSNFTIFSGFVGAAGGNASDGQDGKIGGSGGTGSSGGIAGANGTRAPGGLAGNGGNGGNGGTGGNGGDGAGGGAGGSGSLMLNNSTMNVRNTLSVGGSAGSGSSGGNGATGGQRGDAGVTSESATSTGDDGNGGAGGTGGNGGQGANGGDGGDGSLTVTNSVVSAQSVAIGGDGGNGGSGGSGGITGSSGTASTSGSAGSGAAGGQGGSAGDGGSAGTGTVTFNNGSLTVTSGIHVGGNGGNGGNGGNLQGSNAAGDGGNGSDGSSGALTFTSGVINNKGTLTLGGQGGNAGDGGTNNGVKGRSGNGGEAGNGGTGTAVFLSGRGQIASDIQIGGQNGSHDGVLDSSSLAQTAGVGGTGILDIRSGAFTAGTLTLGVANLWSSLTDTLTTTENQFLQSGGTFQVGSSVLNNGTMTIDGGIYATKTLEANEGTLIISGDGTAIFGPTELNANSWQEKVALLQNNLAVSFNGTLVLSGDTTLDLSSTDLNWRVGGDESTSGLGTSSLTVLNARSYIDSGNAALAMGSAQIDSGAYLLVLTDDSITAGESFTAVTSSGLSESATWQESNISTTSRLLTATQTASADSTVITLNSADLSTTLPEISGGTAALLNAMSEQIGVNVTSDNAAQEFISKAMDVRYVSDSGTSARLIESAINLASIANVAGTSFRVMSATAKTLSHHLSMGQHFFQGTPLEEGFNLWTSLLYDNSKLSGYNSSGFNAKTNTWLGGIFIGAEDTLLTNKGGILKTGGALNMGKGKSRSTGNLYPVKNELDFWGASLYGSWISGSWNLIGDINYSSVSHSIKQSLDPVTGYSTLSGDGKSTIISAGLTREYVFENKYVDIMPYIGFRYTQLKNKAFKTKSEGKEFFKNGSSSQSLWSVPLGVRFTKEYKNDSGYTLKPSLDLSWVATGGDTTAGTTVTMAGVTGSAYGESRIADSSAYNANVGFLLQKDKMTYGLNYGIQKSSNETSQTISASFNLKF; encoded by the coding sequence ATGGAAATAAAGCACACCCAAAAGAGAGCCACTTCCTCAAATAAAACATCCCAACAACACCCTTTAATTAAAGCGATGCATACGCTGGCTATTATCAGCCTTCCTTTATCAGGCACAATGAATATGGCCTATGCCGTTGATGACGTGGTTATCGGCACCGATGGCGGCATTGGCGGAAGCGGCAGTTCAGCAAGCAACGCAGGAAACGCCACGAATGGCAGTGATGGCAGCAACGGCTCTAATGCCAGAATCACCACCAGCGGCGGAGATGGAAGTAACGGCGTAAATGGGAGTGATGGAGCCAGCGGCAGCGCGGGTACAAAAGGAAATACGGGTACGGTGGGCGACGACAAAACGTCCACGTTACGCAATGTCAGAGGCACGTTGGGACTTCTGCAGATTGGTGGAAGCGGCGGTGAAGGTGGTGAAGCTGGCGAGGCGTCTGCAGGTACTTATGGTGGTACAGGAGGAGCCGGGGGCAACGGCGGCGATGGTGGCACAACCGGCATGGGAGGGAACGGGGGAGACGGCGGCAATGGTGGGAACGGCGGCAACGGCTCTGACGGGGGTAACGGGGGTAATGGCGCTGCAGGCGGCACCGGCACGCTTACCGTAAATCAAAGCAATTTCACCATTTTTAGCGGTTTCGTCGGTGCTGCGGGCGGCAATGCCAGTGACGGCCAGGACGGCAAGATAGGGGGGAGCGGCGGCACAGGTAGTAGTGGCGGTATAGCCGGGGCTAACGGTACTCGTGCACCAGGCGGCCTTGCCGGGAATGGCGGAAACGGGGGTAATGGCGGTACCGGAGGTAACGGTGGAGATGGTGCCGGAGGGGGTGCTGGAGGCAGCGGAAGTCTGATGCTGAACAACAGCACAATGAATGTCAGGAACACACTATCCGTCGGCGGTTCGGCTGGATCTGGCTCATCCGGGGGTAATGGCGCAACTGGAGGCCAGAGGGGAGATGCGGGAGTCACGTCCGAAAGTGCCACCTCCACAGGGGATGATGGTAACGGCGGGGCTGGTGGTACAGGCGGCAATGGCGGTCAGGGCGCAAATGGTGGTGATGGTGGTGACGGAAGTCTGACCGTGACGAATAGTGTGGTTAGCGCACAGTCAGTCGCCATTGGGGGCGACGGTGGTAACGGTGGTAGCGGCGGTAGCGGCGGTATTACGGGCTCATCCGGCACAGCCAGTACCTCCGGTTCTGCAGGATCGGGAGCTGCAGGCGGCCAGGGAGGCTCCGCAGGTGATGGCGGTTCTGCTGGTACAGGCACCGTTACATTTAACAACGGCAGCCTCACGGTCACTTCCGGCATCCATGTGGGTGGTAACGGGGGAAACGGGGGAAACGGAGGGAATCTGCAAGGAAGCAATGCTGCGGGTGACGGCGGCAATGGCAGTGACGGCTCCTCAGGTGCCCTCACCTTTACCTCCGGCGTAATCAATAATAAAGGAACGCTGACGCTGGGAGGCCAGGGGGGAAATGCAGGTGATGGAGGCACCAACAATGGCGTCAAAGGCCGCTCGGGTAATGGAGGTGAAGCAGGCAATGGCGGAACAGGTACAGCTGTTTTCTTAAGTGGCAGAGGTCAAATTGCCAGTGATATTCAAATTGGTGGGCAAAATGGCAGTCATGATGGCGTGCTGGACAGCAGTTCCCTGGCACAGACCGCTGGCGTGGGAGGCACAGGTATTTTGGATATCCGCAGCGGCGCATTCACAGCAGGCACACTGACGCTGGGAGTGGCAAATCTCTGGAGCAGCTTAACGGATACCCTGACAACCACAGAAAATCAATTTTTACAAAGTGGCGGGACCTTTCAGGTGGGCAGCTCGGTGCTGAACAATGGCACTATGACCATCGATGGGGGTATCTACGCCACTAAAACGCTGGAAGCAAATGAAGGAACCCTGATTATAAGCGGTGACGGTACCGCTATTTTTGGCCCAACGGAACTGAATGCCAACAGCTGGCAGGAAAAAGTTGCGCTATTGCAAAATAATCTCGCTGTATCGTTCAACGGTACGCTGGTCTTGAGTGGAGACACCACCCTCGATCTTTCCAGCACCGATCTGAACTGGCGCGTAGGGGGAGATGAAAGCACGTCAGGTCTGGGTACCTCCTCTCTGACGGTGTTAAATGCTCGATCCTATATTGATTCAGGTAATGCTGCACTGGCGATGGGATCGGCTCAAATCGACTCCGGTGCCTATTTGCTGGTTTTAACAGATGACAGTATCACCGCAGGAGAGTCCTTTACTGCCGTTACCAGCTCGGGCCTGTCGGAATCTGCCACATGGCAGGAGTCCAATATCAGCACCACCAGCAGGCTGCTGACCGCAACACAGACCGCCAGCGCAGATTCAACGGTGATCACCCTTAACAGCGCTGATCTGAGTACCACACTTCCAGAAATTTCAGGCGGTACAGCTGCCCTGCTCAATGCAATGAGCGAACAGATCGGCGTCAACGTAACCTCAGATAATGCCGCTCAGGAGTTCATCTCTAAAGCCATGGATGTGCGCTATGTCAGCGATTCAGGCACCTCAGCCCGCCTCATTGAATCGGCGATCAATCTTGCCTCTATAGCCAATGTTGCAGGTACCAGCTTCAGAGTCATGTCCGCCACTGCTAAAACCTTGTCACACCATTTATCCATGGGTCAACATTTCTTTCAGGGGACACCTTTGGAAGAGGGTTTTAATTTGTGGACGTCTCTGCTTTATGACAACAGCAAGCTTTCCGGTTACAACAGCAGTGGCTTTAATGCGAAAACCAACACCTGGCTTGGGGGCATCTTTATCGGTGCTGAAGATACCTTACTGACAAATAAGGGCGGGATACTCAAAACCGGGGGAGCTTTGAATATGGGTAAAGGTAAAAGTCGTTCGACTGGCAACCTCTACCCGGTAAAAAACGAACTCGATTTTTGGGGAGCCTCTCTCTACGGCAGCTGGATCAGTGGTAGCTGGAATCTTATCGGCGATATTAACTACTCAAGCGTTAGCCACAGCATCAAGCAATCACTCGATCCGGTTACGGGTTACTCAACGTTGTCCGGGGATGGTAAATCGACTATCATCAGTGCGGGTCTTACGCGCGAATACGTGTTTGAAAATAAATACGTTGATATTATGCCGTATATTGGGTTCCGCTATACCCAGTTGAAAAACAAAGCCTTTAAAACCAAAAGTGAAGGAAAAGAGTTCTTTAAGAACGGTTCCAGCTCTCAATCATTATGGTCTGTTCCGTTGGGTGTCCGTTTTACCAAAGAATATAAAAACGACTCGGGTTATACGCTGAAACCTTCTCTGGATTTGTCCTGGGTAGCCACCGGCGGTGATACGACAGCGGGTACAACGGTAACAATGGCGGGGGTAACGGGGTCGGCTTATGGCGAGTCTCGTATCGCTGACAGTTCAGCTTACAACGCCAATGTAGGTTTCTTACTGCAAAAAGATAAAATGACGTATGGCCTCAACTATGGTATCCAGAAGTCGTCGAACGAAACTTCGCAAACCATTTCTGCCTCATTTAATCTGAAGTTCTGA
- the dnaX gene encoding DNA polymerase III subunit gamma/tau, giving the protein MSYQVLARKWRPQAFTDVVGQEHVLTALANGLSLGRIHHAYLFSGTRGVGKTTIARLLAKGLNCETGITATPCGQCDNCREIEQGRFVDLIEIDAASRTKVEDTRDLLDNVQYAPARGRFKVYLIDEVHMLSRHSFNALLKTLEEPPDHVKFLLATTDPQKLPVTILSRCLQFHLKALDAVQIRGQLEYVLQQENISAEVRALQLLARTADGSMRDALSLTDQAIAIGAGQVTTATVIDMLGTLDDEQPLALIEALVRAEGEKVMSLLNQAASRGVEWEALLVEMLTLLHRVAMIQLVSSAPDDEFAAAGSRLRELARVLPPAEVQLYYQTLLVGRKELPLAPDRRMGVEMTLLRALAFHPKQLIAEPSPSAANIVSERPIPRQPEPGTETPLAVTAVTPAAVQSEPVGSLPDTTSQLLQARTQLMRQQGVTKPKKSEPAAQGSQSAGLALERLAAVGERGRKRQTTPEPAEPVKKEVYRWKSQSAEAEPEGVIATPKLLRTALEHEKTPELINKLATESELRDAWAGEIATLTLPKLVRQLALNAWKETLESGIVLHLRSSQRHLNSPSAQKVLREALSQLAGHPVELTLIEDDNPAVLTPLEWRQKIYEEKLAQARQSITTDSHIQTLRQFFDADVDEESIRPI; this is encoded by the coding sequence ATGAGCTATCAGGTACTGGCGCGCAAGTGGCGTCCTCAAGCGTTTACAGATGTTGTTGGGCAGGAACATGTTCTGACCGCGCTGGCGAATGGCCTGTCTCTTGGTCGTATTCATCACGCTTATCTTTTTTCAGGCACCCGTGGTGTGGGAAAAACCACGATTGCTCGCCTGTTAGCGAAAGGGTTGAACTGTGAAACGGGAATTACTGCGACGCCCTGTGGTCAGTGTGATAACTGCCGGGAAATTGAGCAAGGGCGTTTTGTTGATTTAATAGAGATAGATGCTGCTTCCCGTACCAAAGTTGAAGATACCCGCGACCTGTTGGATAACGTTCAATACGCCCCTGCTCGGGGGCGCTTTAAAGTTTACCTGATTGATGAAGTCCACATGTTGTCACGCCATAGTTTCAATGCGCTGTTGAAAACGCTGGAAGAGCCACCCGACCATGTGAAATTTTTGTTGGCCACCACTGATCCGCAGAAATTGCCGGTGACGATTTTATCGCGTTGCCTGCAGTTTCACCTGAAGGCGCTCGACGCTGTCCAGATCCGCGGACAACTTGAGTATGTTTTGCAGCAGGAAAACATTTCTGCAGAAGTCAGAGCGCTGCAGCTGCTGGCCAGGACTGCCGATGGCAGTATGCGGGATGCCTTGAGTCTTACCGATCAGGCTATTGCTATTGGCGCGGGGCAGGTAACCACCGCGACGGTCATCGATATGCTTGGCACGCTTGATGATGAGCAGCCACTTGCCCTTATTGAAGCCCTGGTGAGGGCGGAGGGTGAGAAAGTGATGTCTCTGCTTAATCAGGCGGCGTCGAGAGGCGTTGAATGGGAAGCGTTGCTGGTGGAAATGCTCACGCTATTGCATCGTGTGGCGATGATTCAGCTTGTCAGTTCAGCGCCGGATGATGAGTTTGCCGCTGCCGGGTCACGCCTGCGTGAGCTGGCCAGAGTGCTGCCCCCGGCAGAGGTCCAGCTCTATTATCAGACCTTGCTGGTAGGACGTAAAGAACTGCCGCTGGCACCGGACAGGCGTATGGGTGTGGAAATGACCTTGCTGCGTGCGCTGGCTTTTCATCCAAAACAGCTGATAGCTGAACCCTCGCCCTCCGCTGCCAATATCGTTTCAGAACGGCCCATTCCCCGCCAGCCTGAACCTGGCACAGAGACGCCTTTGGCAGTCACAGCTGTCACGCCTGCCGCTGTTCAGAGTGAACCTGTCGGGAGTTTACCCGATACCACCAGCCAGCTATTACAGGCGCGGACGCAGTTGATGCGCCAGCAGGGAGTGACTAAACCAAAAAAGAGTGAGCCGGCGGCGCAGGGATCGCAGTCGGCTGGCTTGGCACTGGAGCGTCTGGCGGCTGTGGGCGAGCGGGGCAGGAAACGACAGACTACGCCTGAGCCTGCAGAACCCGTAAAAAAAGAGGTGTATCGTTGGAAGTCTCAGAGCGCCGAAGCAGAGCCTGAAGGCGTTATCGCCACGCCAAAATTGTTGCGTACGGCCCTGGAACATGAAAAAACGCCTGAGCTAATAAATAAACTGGCGACCGAGTCAGAACTGCGCGATGCGTGGGCAGGGGAGATAGCCACGTTGACGTTACCGAAACTGGTCCGGCAGCTGGCGCTCAATGCGTGGAAAGAAACGCTGGAAAGTGGCATTGTGCTGCATCTGCGCAGCAGCCAGCGTCATCTGAATTCCCCCTCTGCACAAAAGGTATTACGCGAGGCGCTCAGTCAGTTAGCAGGACATCCGGTTGAATTAACCCTGATTGAAGACGATAATCCCGCAGTCTTGACCCCGCTGGAATGGCGTCAAAAAATTTATGAAGAGAAGCTGGCGCAGGCGCGTCAGTCCATCACTACGGATAGCCATATTCAAACTCTGCGTCAGTTTTTTGATGCAGATGTCGATGAAGAGAGTATTCGTCCAATTTAA
- a CDS encoding YbaB/EbfC family nucleoid-associated protein produces the protein MFGKGGLGNLMKQAQQMQDKMSQVQEEIAAMEVTGESGAGLVKVTINGAHNCRRVEVDPGLLEDDKEMLEDLVAAAFNDAARRIAEAQKDKMAAVSSGMQLPPGFKMPF, from the coding sequence ATGTTTGGAAAAGGCGGACTGGGAAACCTGATGAAACAGGCCCAGCAAATGCAGGATAAAATGTCACAGGTACAGGAAGAAATTGCTGCCATGGAAGTCACCGGTGAGTCAGGTGCCGGCCTGGTTAAGGTCACCATTAACGGTGCCCATAACTGCCGCCGCGTGGAAGTTGATCCAGGCCTGTTGGAAGATGATAAAGAGATGCTGGAAGATTTGGTTGCAGCAGCATTCAATGATGCCGCGCGCCGCATCGCGGAAGCGCAAAAAGATAAAATGGCGGCGGTATCCAGCGGCATGCAGCTGCCGCCTGGCTTCAAGATGCCATTCTGA
- the recR gene encoding recombination mediator RecR: MQTSPLLESLMESLRCLPGVGPKSAQRMAFQLLQRDRSGGMRLAQALTRAMSEIGHCADCRTFTEQEICTICANLRRQQNGLICVVETPADIHAIEQTGQFAGRYFVLMGHLSPLDGIGPIDIGLDRLEQRLEKETLKEVILATNPTVEGEATANYIAEMCGQYGVEASRIAHGVPVGGELEMVDGATLSHSLAGRHKIKF, from the coding sequence ATGCAAACCAGTCCGCTCCTCGAAAGCCTGATGGAGTCGCTGCGCTGTCTGCCGGGCGTTGGGCCGAAATCGGCTCAACGCATGGCGTTTCAGTTGTTACAGCGGGATCGCAGTGGAGGCATGCGTCTTGCTCAGGCTTTGACGCGTGCCATGTCAGAGATTGGCCACTGTGCAGACTGCCGCACTTTTACCGAGCAGGAAATTTGTACTATCTGCGCGAATCTACGCCGTCAGCAAAATGGCCTCATTTGTGTGGTGGAAACCCCGGCAGATATTCATGCGATTGAGCAGACAGGGCAATTTGCCGGACGTTATTTTGTCCTGATGGGGCATCTTTCTCCTCTGGATGGGATTGGTCCGATTGATATTGGCCTGGATCGGCTGGAACAGCGGCTGGAAAAAGAAACTCTCAAGGAAGTGATCCTTGCGACTAATCCCACGGTGGAGGGGGAGGCAACCGCTAACTATATTGCTGAAATGTGTGGTCAGTATGGTGTTGAAGCCAGCCGCATTGCCCACGGCGTGCCGGTTGGCGGCGAGCTTGAGATGGTTGACGGTGCCACGCTGTCTCACTCTCTGGCCGGACGACACAAGATCAAATTTTAG